The proteins below come from a single Vicinamibacterales bacterium genomic window:
- a CDS encoding M55 family metallopeptidase has translation MNKGTRKRDAFLVAFLWLMLIGHVYGQQGGLKIYISADMEGVTGAVSSEQLGPSGFEYQRFRKFLTEEVIAAIEGAREAGADQILVSDSHGNGQNLLIDELPEDVQIVRSFPRPLGMMQGIDETFDGVIFIGYHSSTTNPNGVRAHTTSSARLAAVHVNGVEMTEGSFNASIAGHFGVPVIMVSGDDAAVEEVRSVIGDIEGAVVKWSYGFHSARTLHPLAGRALIREKARNAVSRIVEFSPYNPSTPIEFDVTFKNYRPSQLLAYLPEVERVDSHRIRFIGDDMVEVSKFFTFMMNYDSSLTP, from the coding sequence ATGAATAAAGGAACACGAAAGCGAGACGCTTTTCTAGTGGCCTTTCTGTGGTTGATGCTCATAGGCCATGTGTACGGGCAACAAGGAGGCTTAAAAATCTATATCTCCGCCGATATGGAGGGTGTCACTGGAGCAGTCAGCAGTGAGCAGCTGGGACCGAGCGGATTTGAATACCAACGTTTTAGAAAATTCCTCACTGAGGAAGTCATCGCGGCCATCGAAGGTGCGCGGGAAGCCGGCGCCGACCAAATCTTGGTAAGTGACTCCCATGGTAACGGACAGAATCTGCTAATTGACGAACTTCCTGAAGATGTCCAGATCGTTCGGTCTTTTCCTCGCCCCCTTGGCATGATGCAGGGAATTGACGAGACGTTCGATGGCGTCATCTTCATCGGCTACCATTCGAGCACAACTAACCCGAACGGTGTCCGCGCCCACACTACTTCGAGTGCCAGACTTGCAGCGGTACACGTCAACGGCGTTGAGATGACCGAGGGTAGTTTCAACGCGAGCATCGCTGGTCACTTCGGCGTACCGGTCATCATGGTCTCCGGTGATGACGCGGCTGTGGAGGAGGTGCGATCTGTAATCGGTGACATCGAGGGAGCTGTCGTGAAATGGTCTTACGGTTTTCATTCGGCTCGCACACTCCACCCTTTAGCCGGACGGGCATTGATCCGGGAGAAGGCTCGTAATGCCGTCAGCCGTATCGTGGAGTTCTCACCATACAACCCGTCAACACCCATTGAGTTCGACGTAACGTTTAAGAACTACCGTCCGTCGCAGCTTCTAGCCTACCTACCAGAAGTTGAACGTGTCGATTCGCACCGTATTCGATTCATTGGTGATGACATGGTAGAGGTCTCCA